From the genome of Erinaceus europaeus chromosome 1, mEriEur2.1, whole genome shotgun sequence:
tcctggtggccatttttttccattttattggctaggacagagagactgagagagaggaggggaagataaagaaggagagacacctgcagacctactttaccacttatgaagcttcccctcccaaCCCCTGCCACATGtaggggagctggtggctcaaaaccggattcttgtgcttcatgctatgtgtgcttaaaccaggtgcactaccgcctggcccttttaaactatttaaaaaaaaaaattttttttatctttatttattggatagagacagccagaaattgagaaaggggtgatagagagggagagagacagagagacacctgcagccctgcttcgccactagtGAAGCCtgccttctacaggtggggactgggaggctcgaactggggtccttgcgcattataatgtgCGTTCaatctggtgtgctacctcctggagggatcgaatatttaaaaaaatatttattttcccttttgttgccctttttttattgttgttgtagttattattgttgttattgatgttgttattgttggataggacagagagaaatggaaagaggaggggaagacaaagagggggaaagatagacacctgtagacctgcttcacagcctgtgaagtgactcccctgcaggtggggagccgggggctcgaaccgggatccttaagccagtccttgggctttgtgccacatgtgcttaacccactgtgctaccgcccaactccccagggaCCGGATTTTTAACTTCCCATATTTCTGCTGCCCTGGATAATTCTGGCAGTGATGGTAGGACCAATGTAGACATGTGGTCTGGTGCAGAGGGCAGTGAGGTGAACCTTTCTCACATACACTTTGGATGGATGCTAAGCCTAGGCCTTGAGATAACACTAGGCAAGGAGGTTGAGGAATGCTGGTGGGCCACTAGAGTCTCAGGGAGTCACCCCTGTGTGGGAACATGGGGCAATTGAGATGTGCAGTGGCTTTTTATTGGTGGCTCTAGGGCTTTGTGCTTGGGTGATTCTACTTCTTCAGGAGATGCCTTTGGCCTTTCTAGCAGAAAGGGGAGAAATGTCCCAGGATACTACTCTGTGGTCTTACTTGGCCTCTCCAAAGGCATGACAGGAAATGAGAAACAGAAAAGgtcaatttcattatttttatttcagatagagacagagagggagagacaccatatcattgctccaccctctgtggactttttgcagtggcatttctttactgAAGATATCAGCAATGTAGCAGCATCTGGCATCACTGTTGGCTCTTCTCCTCAGGCTTCAATTAGAGTGTTTTGTGGGTGAGACTGTGGTACACAGATGTCATACATGTGAGCCTGAAGCTGTCCTGGTGCTACTCTAAAACTTTGTAATTAGTTATCAACACTTAAAAGCTATGAGGTCTCcacagttctatttatttattttgaatagagacaaaaatagaaagggaaggaggagataaagagataccgTGGTACTGgagatggagcagtggataaagcactggactctcaagcatgaggtcccaagtttgatccccgtaAGCATATATACTCgaatgatgtttggttctttctctcgcctcctatctttctcatgaataaataaaatcttgaggggtggggggagacagacacagacacctggttaagtgcatgtattaccatgcataaggacccaggttcaagtccccagtccccaccttggtgggggtgggggtgtttagCAAATCattaagcagtgctgccggtgtctttccctccctgtctcctcttccccctcaatttctcttttctatcagattaaataaagagagaaagagagagacacctgtagcatgctctaccagttgtgaagctcccctcccaacccgcaggtggggaccaggggcttgaacccctgttcttgcacatgataatgtgtgcattcaagcaggtgggccactgcccactcccctccacatttctttttaaaatattaaaaattttttttttattatctttatttattggacagagacagccagaaatcaagaggggctgatagggagagagacatagagacacctgccgccctgcttcaccactcatgaagctttccccctgcaggtggggacctggggctcaaacctgggtccttgcacattgtaatacatgcgctcaaccagatgtgccaccacccggccccttaaatattttttattatctttatttacttattggagagacagccagaaattgagaggaagggggagatagagagggaaagggccagagagacacctgcagccctgcttcaccacttgcaaagctttccccctgcaggtggggaccgggggcttgaacctgggtccttgagcattttaacatgtgagctcaaccaggtgaaccaccacccagccctgtgagAATTCAGAAGTGTCTTGCCCTGCTGGGGATCAAGCATAGGCAGTGAGGTCCACATCTTTCCAGCTTGTTTCTCAGGCCCAGCATTCTCCTATCCGCTTTTGATTTCTGGGGGTGCCAGAGCTCAGGGGTATAGTTGTAGGGTCCCCCCCCAACACTGTTTTCTAGGAGGCACCTCTCCTGGACTCcaggctccactgctcctgatctgATGCCAGAACTTGGAAGGAAAAGCAGCTATTCCAGGGTCTATTACAGGGAGCAGAATATCCACTGTGTTCGTCTGTGTTTAGGTCCGCACCATCCCCTGCGCAAGGGGCGGGGGGGCCCCCTGCACTATCGTTTGCACCAATCTGTGTTGGGGGGCCGGACCACCCACCGTGCTTGTTGGTGGCTGGAGGGGATGTTTTCAGCACGAGTTCCATGGCCAGCGAGGCCAGGTGGCATGTCAGGGCTTTCTCACAGGAAGGGGAGAGATGTCCCAGGTCACTGTCCACAGACCGATGGAAAGGGCCTTACCTGACCTAGCCACGGGGAGAAGCGTGAACGCTAGCGCACGGACAGGAAATGAGATACAAAAAGGCCCTGCGGGGATCGCTGCCGGAACTGCTGGCCCCGTGCAGCCGGCCACCCGCGATCCCGACACTAACACCCGTGTCGGGGGCTGCGCGCAGGAAGTGACGGCTACTGGCGGGCCTCCTCCCTGAAGGGCGGGTCACGGGCccaaggggcgggggtgggggactgGGCACGCACCTCCCCATGGTCCCTGAATTGCATTCCCCAACCTGCTCCAGTAACCCGGCTCGGATCCGCGGTGCTAGGGTCGCAGGACAGGTTGCGTGTGCTCCCGCCTTCACCGATGCCGGTCTGCACGGGCCTCCCGGGAACAGACCGCCCGCCAGCCTGCTCGGCGCCCTGTCAGCCTCGTCGGCTCTGGCCGCAGCCATTTTGGAGCGAGGAGACAAAGGGCGAGTCCGAGTCCCCGCCGTCATCCCCAGCTCGGCCTCGACCCCTGTCTGTCACACTTATTCAGTCGGTTTCAGGCCTCAGTTCACCTGCATCTCCCACCCAGCATCCTACTAGCCCTTCGCCGCTAAGCCCGCAGCCCCCGGACGCCCGCCCGCGTCCCGGCCTCTGCCGTTCGCAGCCATTGGCCGTACCTTTTAAGCGAACATCCTGGCCAATGACGAGGCGCCGGGCGGCCGGGCGGGGGGAGAATACGACCAATGGTGGGGCGTCAAGTGGTGGGCGGGGGCGGGTGCATCACCACGCATGCGCACCAAGCATCgccgcccacccaccccccccccccgcgccggccgcccgcgccccccgcccggccgccgcccccgccccgcccggcgcgcgccgccccccgcccgcccccgccgcccgcccgcgcggAGCCTCCTCCCCGCCCAGCGCCGGccgagcggcggcggcggcgggccgaGGAGGAAAGATGGCGGCGGGCTCTGATCTGCTGGACGAGGTTTTCTTCAACAGCGAGGTGGACGAGAAAGTGGTGAGCGACCTGGTGGGCTCGCTCGAGTCGCAGCTGGCGGCCAGCGcggcccaccaccaccacctggcgcccCGCGCGCCCGAGGCGCGGGCCGCGGCCGCCGGCGCGCTCGGGAACCATGTCGGAGCCGGAGCGGCCGTGCCGGCCGAGGGCGCGCCCGCAGCGGCGCCGGAGCCGCCCCCCGCAGGTAGAGCGAGGCGCGGCCTGAGCGCGGGCGGGCGCCCGCCGGGCCCGTGTCCTCACCGCGCCGCTCCGCTTGTCCCCGCAGGGCCCGCCACCAAGCTGAGCGCGCTCGAGGCCGGCGCGGGGGCCGCGGCAGGCGCGGGCGCGGCGACGGGGCCCGGGGCCTGCGCGCCGGGGGCCGGAGCCGGTGCCGCAGCCGCGGCCGCGCCCGAGCCCGCCGCCAAGCCTGCTGCAGCCGCCCGCCCCGGCGCCGCGCAAACTTTGAATGGGAGCGCCGTGCTGGTGAACTCGCACCGAGCTGCCGCCGCACCTGCCGTCAGCCTGCTCCACAACGGGCCTGCGCCCGCGCCGCCGCCCAAGCCCGCCGCCACTGTCATCCAGACGCCGCCCTTCCTCAGCGCCCCTGCCGCGCCCGCACCCCGCGCCCCCTCGCCCCCCGCGCCCGCcgccgcgccccccgcgccccccgcgcccgcCGCCGCTCCTCCGCCGCCGCCCCCCGCCGCCGCCAGCCTGGCTCGGCCGCCCGGCCACCCGGCTGGACCCCCGGCGGCCGCGCAGAACGGCGGCAGCGCCGCGCCCCCTGCGcccgcgccccccgccccccccgccccgacccccgcgccccccgcggcCCCCACGCCCGCCGCCAACAGTCAGCCTGGGCCCACCGCCGCTGCGCCCGCGCAGGTGGCCAAGGCCGAGTCGCCCAAGACCGCGGTGGCCGCGGCGCCCCCGCCGCCGCAGACCCTGGCGGCCAGCTGCCCGACCGGCGCGGGGGCCGGCATGATCCTGGGGCCAACTATGCAAGGGGCGCTGCCCGCCGCCGCCGGCATCCCGCCGCCGGCCCCCGGGACCCCCACCGGGATGCCCAAGGGCCCCACCGCCGCGGTGACCCCGAGCCTGTCCAGGACGCCCACGGCCGCCGCCAGCGGGATCAGGGCCACACTCACGCCCACCACGGTCCTCGCCCCCCGCCTACCGCAGCCGCCCCAGAACCCGACCAACATCCAGAACTTCCAGCTGCCTCCAGGTGAGTGGCCGTGCCGGCTGGGGGCGAGCCCGGGAAGGGCAGCCAGGAAGTTGCGGGACCGACCCTGAGTTGCTGAACCTGAAGTCATGGGTCCTGTCAGGCTTGCCCCGTCGAGGTGCTGTGATGCCCGGTTGGGGTTCTTGAGGGGCACCGCGAGTGGGTGTACGGTGGGACCTCTGCCAGGGTGCGGGGAGAAggcttgtgtttgtgtgtgtaggcTTGTGTGCATGTCGGAGTGTGGCAGCCTGGGGTTCTTTGTGCCATGGACGGCTTCAGCTTAGATGTTTGCAAAGTTTATCGGCGGGTGCTCAGAGCTGTGTGGGTCCTTTTCTAAAGGCCTGTGTGTCCCTGCTTAGAATAAGGTCGCAGGTGCAGGGCAGAGCAGTGCGGGGGGCCAACTCCCTGGATTATCCAGGTTGTGGGGACCGAGCTCGGGGGAGCTCCGGGTCGTGCTCTTACCACGCTAGGTGCCTTCTGTTCCCAGCCCCTGGGATTAGTCTTGTGGCCTCTGTCTTCACGGAACCCCAGGTTCCTTTCTTGTCCTGGCTGTGAGGGGTCCCCTGAACCCCCTCTTACCGGGGAACTGAGGTTAGGCTGAGGGGGACCCACTCTCCTCGAGGCTGGACAGCTCTTCTGGGAAAGCATCTACTGCCCTGC
Proteins encoded in this window:
- the TAF4 gene encoding transcription initiation factor TFIID subunit 4 isoform X3; its protein translation is MAAGSDLLDEVFFNSEVDEKVVSDLVGSLESQLAASAAHHHHLAPRAPEARAAAAGALGNHVGAGAAVPAEGAPAAAPEPPPAGRARRGLSAGGRPPGPCPHRAAPLVPAGPATKLSALEAGAGAAAGAGAATGPGACAPGAGAGAAAAAAPEPAAKPAAAARPGAAQTLNGSAVLVNSHRAAAAPAVSLLHNGPAPAPPPKPAATVIQTPPFLSAPAAPAPRAPSPPAPAAAPPAPPAPAAAPPPPPPAAASLARPPGHPAGPPAAAQNGGSAAPPAPAPPAPPAPTPAPPAAPTPAANSQPGPTAAAPAQVAKAESPKTAVAAAPPPPQTLAASCPTGAGAGMILGPTMQGALPAAAGIPPPAPGTPTGMPKGPTAAVTPSLSRTPTAAASGIRATLTPTTVLAPRLPQPPQNPTNIQNFQLPPGMVLVRSENGQLLMIPQQALAQMQAQAHAQAQPQTTMAPRPATPTSAPPVQISTVQAPGTPIIARQVTPTTIIKQVSQAQTTVQPTTALQRSPGVQPQLVLGGTAQTTALGTATAVQTATPQRAVPGATTTSAAATETMENVKKCKNFLSTLIKLASSGKQSTETAANVKELVQNLLDGKIEAEDFTSRLYRELNSSPQPYLVPFLKRSLPALRQLTPDSAAFIQQSQQQPQPTSQATTALTAVVLSSSVQRTAGKTGATVTSALQPPVISLTQPTQVIQQPPKPGALIRPPQVTLTQTPMVALRQPHNRIVLTTPQQIQLNQLQPVPVVKPTVLPGTKALSTVSAQAAAAQKNKLKEPGGGSFRDDDDINDVASMAGVNLSEESARILATNSELVGTLTRSCKDETFLLPAPLQRRILEIGR